Proteins encoded together in one Impatiens glandulifera chromosome 1, dImpGla2.1, whole genome shotgun sequence window:
- the LOC124919749 gene encoding biotin synthase, mitochondrial-like, translating into MSLLRSISSNGRRTFRWILPYKYSSYSTSPSAAAIHADRTVRQGQRNDWTKDEVKSIYDSPVLDLLFHGAQVHRSAHNFREVQQCTLLSIKTGGCSEDCSYCPQSSRYDTGVKAQKLMNKDTVLEAASKAKEAGSTRFCMGAAWRDTVGRKTNFNQILEYVKQIRGMGMEVCCTLGMLEQQQALELKNAGLTAYNHNLDTSREYYPNIITTRSYDERLETLKHVREAGINVCSGGIIGLGEAEDDRVGLLHTLATLPTHPESVPINALLAVKGTPLEDQKPVEIWEMIRMIGTARIVMPNAMVRLSAGRVKFSMAEQALCFLAGANSIFTGEKLLTTPNNDFDSDQLMFKVLGLVPKPPSFPDHAENCAEEAISNAA; encoded by the exons ATGAGCTTACTTAGGTCAATTAGCTCGAATGGTCGACGGACATTTCGATGGATACTTCCCTACAAGTATTCCTCCTACTCCACATCCCCTTCCGCTGCCGCTATTCATGCAGACCGAACTGTCCGACAAGGACAAAGGAACGACTGGACCAAAGATGAGGTCAAATCCATATACGATTCTCCCGTTCTAGATCTTCTCTTCCATGGG GCTCAGGTTCATCGAAGTGCTCACAATTTTAGGGAAGTACAGCAGTGTACTCTATTGTCTATTAAGACTGGAGGTTGTAGTGAAGATTGCTCTTATTGCCCTCAGTCTTCTAGATATGATACAGGGGTTAAAGCCCAAAAGCTTATGAACAAGGATACTGTTCTTGAAGCAGCAAGTAAG GCAAAGGAAGCTGGCAGCACTCGATTCTGCATGGGCGCTGCATGGAGAGACACAGTGGGAAGAAAGACTAATTTCAACCAGATCTTGGAATATGTAAAACAAATAAG GGGCATGGGTATGGAGGTCTGCTGCACCTTGGGTATGTTAGAACAACAGCAAGCTTTGGAACTGAAGAATGCAGGTCTTACAGCTTACAATCACAATCTTGATACTTCAAGAGAGTACTACCCAAATATAATAACAACAAGAAGTTACGATGAACGCCTGGAGACACTTAAACATGTCCGTGAAGCTGGGATAAATGTCTGTTCAg GTGGAATAATTGGGCTTGGAGAAGCAGAAGATGATCGTGTGGGTTTACTACATACATTGGCAACACTCCCTACACACCCAGAGAGTGTTCCTATCAATGCTCTTCTTGCGGTCAAAGGCACTCCCCTTGAAGATCAAAAG CCGGTTGAAATATGGGAGATGATCAGGATGATTGGTACAGCTCGAATAGTTATGCCAAACGCAATGGTCAGGCTGTCAGCTGGGAGAGTTAAGTTTTCCATGGCTGAACAGGCATTATGCTTTCTAGCTGGAGCTAATTCCATCTTCACAGGTGAGAAACTGTTGACAACTCCTAATAACGACTTTGATTCGGATCAGCTCATGTTTAAGGTGCTTGGATTGGTACCAAAACCACCCAGCTTTCCTGACCACGCTGAGAATTGCGCAGAAGAAGCTATTTCTAATGCAGCTTGA